Proteins encoded in a region of the Pyxidicoccus trucidator genome:
- a CDS encoding TetR/AcrR family transcriptional regulator, whose protein sequence is MNRPSTSPDRAGPVTPRGQRTRAKLLKAAESVFGEKGYERASIADITRKGGVALGTFYVYFPDKQSIFVEVVDELGTRLRRLIGESTSACTTRVEVEREGLRTFFQFVRQHPNLYRVVRQAEFVDAACYRRYYDRFAKGYVSGLSRAMDEGEVRRMDPEALAYCLMGIGDFLGMRWVLWEEDPGLERVLDTAMSLIQHGIDTRAPAARNTLKASAVTKKPKKNILRPARRPARGARS, encoded by the coding sequence ATGAATCGCCCTTCAACTTCTCCAGATCGCGCCGGGCCGGTGACGCCCAGGGGGCAACGGACGCGCGCGAAGCTGCTGAAGGCCGCTGAGTCGGTCTTCGGGGAGAAGGGCTATGAGCGCGCCTCCATCGCCGACATCACCCGCAAGGGCGGCGTCGCGCTGGGCACCTTCTACGTCTACTTCCCCGACAAGCAGTCCATCTTCGTGGAAGTGGTGGACGAGCTCGGCACGCGCCTGCGCCGCCTCATCGGCGAGTCCACCTCCGCCTGCACCACCCGCGTCGAGGTGGAGCGCGAGGGCCTGCGCACCTTCTTCCAGTTCGTGCGCCAGCACCCCAACCTCTACCGCGTCGTGCGCCAGGCCGAGTTCGTCGACGCCGCCTGCTACCGCCGCTACTACGACCGCTTCGCCAAGGGCTATGTCAGCGGCCTGTCCCGCGCCATGGACGAGGGCGAGGTGCGCCGCATGGACCCGGAGGCGCTCGCCTACTGCCTCATGGGCATCGGCGACTTCCTCGGCATGCGCTGGGTGCTCTGGGAAGAGGACCCGGGCCTGGAGCGCGTGCTCGATACGGCGATGAGCCTCATCCAGCACGGCATCGACACCCGTGCTCCCGCAGCTCGCAACACCCTCAAGGCCTCGGCCGTCACCAAGAAACCGAAGAAGAACATCCTGCGCCCCGCGCGACGTCCCGCGCGCGGCGCCCGGAGCTGA
- a CDS encoding 3-oxoacyl-ACP synthase III family protein translates to MRYAQILSTGRYVPEKVLTNADIENILGEKVDEWLQQNVGIKQRHVMADDQATSDLCVAAARQALERSGTKPEELDLIIIATDTPDYLSPATASVVQAKLNAPNAGTYDLNCACAGWVTALDVASKTIAADDSYRRILVVGAYGMTRYVNWKDKKTCTLFADGAGAVVLGAGEKPGFMGAKLLANGEYHDALGIYTGGTNRPATAESLQLTNGKPSVQFVRKFPSTFNTERWPILLDQLLKRQNQTLDDVKLFVFTQLNLRTIEATMKVLNQPMEKAHYTMDKWGYTGSACIPMTLDDAVVQGKVRRGDLVAFCASGGGLAMASALYRWTA, encoded by the coding sequence ATGCGATACGCGCAGATTCTGTCCACAGGCCGCTACGTCCCCGAGAAGGTCCTCACCAACGCCGACATCGAGAACATCCTCGGCGAGAAGGTGGACGAGTGGCTCCAGCAGAACGTGGGCATCAAGCAGCGCCACGTCATGGCGGATGACCAGGCCACCAGCGACCTCTGCGTCGCCGCCGCCCGCCAGGCCCTGGAGCGCTCCGGCACGAAGCCCGAGGAGCTGGACCTCATCATCATCGCCACCGACACGCCGGACTACCTCAGCCCGGCCACCGCGTCCGTGGTGCAGGCCAAGCTGAACGCGCCCAACGCCGGCACGTATGACCTCAACTGCGCGTGCGCCGGGTGGGTGACGGCGCTGGACGTGGCCTCGAAGACGATTGCCGCGGATGACAGCTACCGCCGCATCCTCGTCGTCGGCGCGTACGGCATGACGCGCTACGTGAATTGGAAGGACAAGAAGACCTGCACCCTGTTCGCGGATGGCGCGGGCGCGGTGGTGCTGGGCGCGGGCGAGAAGCCCGGCTTCATGGGCGCGAAGCTGCTGGCCAACGGCGAGTACCACGACGCTCTCGGCATCTACACCGGCGGGACGAACCGCCCGGCCACCGCCGAGTCCCTGCAGCTCACCAACGGCAAGCCCTCGGTGCAGTTCGTCCGCAAGTTCCCCTCCACCTTCAACACCGAGCGCTGGCCCATCCTCCTGGACCAGCTCCTCAAGCGGCAGAATCAGACGCTGGACGACGTGAAGCTCTTCGTCTTCACCCAGCTCAACCTGCGGACGATTGAGGCCACCATGAAGGTCCTCAACCAGCCCATGGAGAAGGCCCACTACACCATGGACAAGTGGGGCTACACCGGCTCGGCCTGCATCCCCATGACGCTCGACGACGCGGTGGTGCAGGGCAAGGTGCGGCGCGGCGACCTGGTGGCCTTCTGTGCCAGCGGCGGCGGCCTCGCCATGGCCTCCGCCCTCTACCGCTGGACGGCCTGA
- a CDS encoding acyl-CoA synthetase produces MFIGDWMGRGAQYWPEHVAVVDTAKGAAGRFTYRALNARAEALGGWLRDVAGVKRGDRVALVAHNGVEYLDALFACGKLGAIFVPYNWRLHASELTDLVRAIRPSVLLFGDDFRDAVAQVRERVGDSLLLVALESQGLPGAVAYATALAHVPAAPVTNDAVAEEDILCLLFTGGTTGRSKGARISYRMVAWNTLNTLVHEVLPGDVTVTHTPMFHTGGLLVYTVPLLTVGGTVVLMRRWDAEELLDVVSREKVTLFFAVPTQYQQLQESPRFKSTDFSSVRFMTSGGAALPVTLIQAWQAVHPVPFKQGFGMTEFGPGLFSMGPEFAVSKAGSIGRPNYFIAAKLVDDDGREVPAGEVGELILKGPSMCSGYFEDEAATREAIDADGWLHTGDLARRDADGFYFIAGRKKDMFISGGENVYPLELESALYEHPAVHQCAVIGVPDAKWGEVGRAFVVLKPGEQASSDALLEHLRGRVARFKVPKRVELVERLPISAAGKILKRELREAAIAVDSGTAPG; encoded by the coding sequence ATGTTCATCGGAGACTGGATGGGCCGGGGCGCCCAGTACTGGCCCGAGCACGTGGCGGTGGTGGACACCGCGAAGGGTGCGGCCGGCCGCTTCACCTACCGCGCCCTCAACGCCCGCGCCGAGGCGCTCGGCGGCTGGCTGCGCGACGTGGCCGGCGTGAAGCGCGGTGACCGCGTGGCGCTCGTGGCCCACAACGGCGTGGAGTACCTCGACGCGCTGTTCGCCTGCGGGAAGCTCGGCGCCATCTTCGTCCCCTACAACTGGCGCCTGCACGCCTCCGAGCTGACGGACCTGGTCCGCGCCATCCGCCCCAGCGTGCTCCTCTTCGGCGACGACTTCCGCGACGCCGTCGCCCAGGTGCGTGAGCGGGTCGGCGACTCCCTGCTCCTCGTGGCCCTGGAGTCCCAGGGGCTGCCCGGCGCGGTGGCGTACGCGACGGCGCTGGCGCACGTCCCCGCCGCGCCGGTGACGAACGACGCGGTGGCGGAGGAGGACATCCTCTGCCTGCTCTTCACCGGCGGCACCACCGGCCGCTCCAAGGGCGCGCGCATCAGCTACCGCATGGTGGCGTGGAACACGCTCAACACGCTGGTGCACGAGGTGCTCCCGGGCGACGTCACGGTGACGCACACGCCCATGTTCCACACGGGCGGGCTGCTCGTGTACACGGTGCCGTTGCTCACCGTGGGTGGCACCGTCGTCCTCATGCGGCGGTGGGACGCGGAGGAGTTGCTGGACGTCGTCTCCCGCGAGAAGGTGACGCTCTTCTTCGCGGTGCCCACGCAGTACCAGCAGCTCCAGGAGTCGCCGCGCTTCAAGTCCACGGACTTCTCCTCCGTGCGCTTCATGACGAGCGGCGGCGCGGCCCTGCCGGTGACGCTCATCCAGGCGTGGCAGGCGGTGCACCCGGTGCCCTTCAAGCAGGGCTTCGGCATGACGGAGTTCGGCCCCGGCCTCTTCAGCATGGGCCCGGAGTTCGCCGTGTCGAAGGCGGGCTCCATCGGTCGGCCCAACTACTTCATCGCCGCGAAGCTGGTGGACGACGACGGCCGCGAGGTGCCCGCGGGTGAGGTGGGCGAGCTCATCCTCAAGGGCCCGTCCATGTGCTCCGGCTACTTCGAGGACGAGGCCGCCACGCGCGAGGCCATCGACGCGGACGGCTGGCTCCACACGGGCGACCTGGCGCGCAGGGACGCGGACGGCTTCTACTTCATCGCCGGCCGCAAGAAGGACATGTTCATCTCCGGCGGGGAGAACGTCTACCCGCTGGAGCTGGAGTCCGCCCTCTACGAGCACCCCGCCGTGCACCAGTGCGCGGTGATTGGCGTGCCCGACGCGAAGTGGGGCGAGGTCGGCCGGGCCTTCGTGGTGCTGAAGCCGGGGGAGCAGGCCTCCTCCGACGCGCTGTTGGAGCACCTGCGCGGCCGGGTGGCCCGCTTCAAGGTGCCCAAGCGGGTGGAATTGGTGGAGCGCCTGCCGATTTCCGCGGCGGGGAAGATTCTCAAGCGCGAGCTGCGCGAGGCGGCCATCGCCGTGGACTCCGGAACCGCGCCGGGCTGA
- a CDS encoding alpha/beta fold hydrolase: MSTSRAFTALLLAAGLSSAGCVRSYAGQSAISFQDLDYTSEGTKQPWPVKRMPLPRTAAQYGMAVVPEVAFVELPGAAPDAKTVVFIHGLGSYLKFWRSQLDAFHQQGYHVIAVDLPGYGKSDKPGTFPYTMEAMADAVRELVEGLRVEKPILAGHSMGGQTSLSYAIRYPDALSALVLVSPAGFERFSWKEKAWFERVMSTEFIKGAPEAAIWGSVRQGNFMNWRPELEWLIEERVRVAKSPEFDAYAYANVRTVKGLARNDFVRDNLHHVSVPTLIIYGTDDRLIPNPFLHGGEAREIMEYGASRIPGAKLVPLQGCGHTIQLDCPARFNEAVLPFLRAAAQGRIAVPEGTPPKEEAPKPGTSPAPTSTPYMPQSVPPSTPGQEGAPAPADAPRP; the protein is encoded by the coding sequence ATGAGCACCTCCCGCGCCTTCACCGCCCTGCTCCTCGCGGCGGGGCTGTCCTCCGCCGGCTGCGTGCGCTCGTACGCCGGCCAGTCCGCCATCTCCTTCCAGGACCTGGACTACACCTCCGAGGGTACGAAGCAGCCGTGGCCCGTGAAGCGGATGCCGCTGCCGCGCACCGCCGCGCAGTACGGCATGGCCGTCGTCCCCGAGGTCGCCTTCGTGGAGCTGCCCGGCGCCGCGCCGGACGCGAAGACGGTGGTCTTCATCCACGGCCTCGGCTCGTACTTGAAGTTCTGGCGCTCGCAGCTCGACGCCTTCCACCAGCAGGGCTACCACGTCATCGCGGTGGACCTGCCGGGCTACGGCAAGTCCGACAAGCCGGGCACCTTCCCGTACACCATGGAGGCCATGGCCGACGCTGTGCGCGAATTGGTGGAGGGGCTGCGCGTGGAGAAGCCCATCCTCGCCGGGCACTCCATGGGCGGGCAGACGTCGCTGTCCTATGCCATCCGCTACCCGGACGCGCTGAGCGCGCTGGTGCTGGTGTCGCCCGCGGGCTTCGAGAGGTTCTCCTGGAAGGAGAAGGCCTGGTTCGAGCGCGTCATGAGCACGGAGTTCATCAAGGGCGCGCCGGAGGCCGCCATCTGGGGCAGCGTGCGCCAGGGCAACTTCATGAACTGGCGGCCGGAGCTGGAGTGGCTGATTGAGGAGCGCGTGCGGGTGGCGAAGTCCCCCGAGTTCGACGCGTACGCCTACGCCAACGTCCGCACGGTGAAGGGCCTGGCGCGCAACGACTTCGTGCGCGACAATCTGCACCACGTCTCCGTGCCCACGCTCATCATCTACGGCACGGATGACCGGCTCATCCCCAACCCGTTCCTCCACGGCGGCGAGGCGCGCGAAATCATGGAGTACGGCGCGTCGCGCATCCCCGGCGCGAAGCTGGTGCCGCTCCAGGGCTGCGGCCACACGATTCAGCTCGACTGCCCCGCCCGCTTCAACGAGGCGGTGCTGCCGTTCCTGCGCGCCGCGGCCCAGGGGCGCATCGCGGTGCCGGAGGGCACGCCGCCGAAGGAGGAGGCTCCGAAGCCGGGGACCTCCCCCGCGCCGACCTCCACTCCGTACATGCCGCAGAGCGTGCCGCCGTCGACGCCGGGCCAGGAGGGCGCTCCGGCGCCCGCCGACGCTCCTCGTCCGTGA
- a CDS encoding lipase, which produces MRLRHSLYLAGSLLLGLTTGCGEGLDEAPTSGELGIVESAASTSGVTAHFRQWLSDNGYSSYDFVRADVTGGSYGGKASATDTVVNQPVIFIHGNSDKAIGTGTFGQTGWTNSVDYFLANGYKTSELYATTWGPANAAMSAYQYHSKANVMKVRKFIEAVKAYTGASKVDIVTHSMGVTLARKALKGGWANDSANGGDYYVGAALSGSVDTFVGIAGANLGLTSCYQTGPGTPTCGSTNGLYPGYLYFGLVTGRSAYLNDLAATSGYEGSYRYTIYSTADEVIGYNGVVYGSYTSRIPGQTGEKVYSAYPYGHFNSKDLTAAVQYSMVRSHTIP; this is translated from the coding sequence ATGCGACTGCGGCATTCGCTCTACCTCGCGGGCTCGCTGCTGCTCGGCCTCACCACTGGCTGCGGTGAGGGCCTCGACGAAGCACCCACGAGCGGAGAGCTCGGCATCGTGGAGTCGGCCGCGAGCACCAGCGGCGTCACCGCGCATTTCCGCCAGTGGCTCAGCGACAACGGCTACAGCAGCTACGACTTCGTCCGCGCGGACGTGACGGGTGGCAGCTACGGCGGCAAGGCCAGTGCCACCGATACCGTGGTGAACCAGCCCGTCATCTTCATCCACGGCAACTCGGACAAGGCCATCGGCACCGGCACCTTCGGCCAGACGGGCTGGACGAACTCCGTCGATTACTTCCTGGCCAATGGCTACAAGACGAGCGAGCTGTACGCGACGACGTGGGGCCCGGCCAACGCGGCGATGTCCGCGTACCAGTACCACTCGAAGGCGAACGTCATGAAGGTGCGCAAGTTCATCGAGGCGGTGAAGGCGTACACCGGCGCTTCGAAGGTGGACATCGTCACGCACTCCATGGGCGTGACGCTGGCGCGCAAGGCCCTCAAGGGCGGCTGGGCGAATGACTCGGCCAATGGCGGTGACTACTACGTGGGCGCCGCGCTCTCTGGCTCGGTGGACACGTTCGTCGGCATCGCCGGCGCCAACCTGGGCCTCACCTCGTGCTACCAGACGGGCCCGGGCACGCCCACGTGCGGCTCCACCAACGGCCTGTACCCGGGCTACCTCTACTTCGGCCTCGTGACGGGCCGCTCGGCGTACCTCAATGACCTGGCCGCCACGAGCGGCTACGAGGGCTCCTACCGCTACACCATCTACTCCACCGCGGACGAGGTCATCGGCTACAACGGCGTCGTCTACGGCAGCTACACCTCCCGCATCCCCGGGCAGACGGGGGAGAAGGTGTACTCGGCCTATCCCTACGGGCACTTCAACTCGAAGGACCTGACGGCGGCCGTGCAGTACAGCATGGTGCGCAGCCACACCATTCCGTAG
- a CDS encoding synaptic vesicle VAT-1 family membrane protein: protein MRARKVVIPKAGGYEQLQILENLNQVSPGPGEVVVATEAIGVNYADCVIRMGLYASAKEYVGWPITPGFEFAGTVVSVDPGVTDLAPGARVFGVTRFGGYSTHVVVPRHQVFALPSRLTMEQAAGFPTVFLTAYYALFELAHPRPGSTVLVHSAAGGVGSALLQLGRIAGCRMVGVVGGAHKVEAAREMGADVVIDKSREDLWAAAERAAPKGYDVVLDANGPSTLRDSYKHLASPGKLVIYGFHSMLPRTGGKPNYAKLAWDWLRTPRFDPLTLTNDNTSVLAFNLSYLFEQRAVLEESMARLLGWVEEGRLVSPQVTRFPLDAVADAHKALESGTTVGKLVLVP, encoded by the coding sequence ATGCGCGCACGCAAGGTCGTGATTCCCAAAGCGGGTGGGTACGAGCAGCTCCAAATTCTTGAAAACCTGAATCAGGTTTCACCTGGGCCCGGGGAGGTGGTGGTCGCCACCGAGGCCATCGGCGTGAACTATGCGGACTGCGTCATTCGCATGGGGCTGTATGCGTCGGCGAAGGAGTATGTGGGGTGGCCCATCACCCCGGGCTTCGAGTTCGCCGGCACGGTGGTCTCCGTGGACCCGGGCGTCACGGATTTGGCACCGGGGGCGCGGGTGTTCGGTGTCACGCGGTTCGGCGGGTATTCGACGCACGTCGTCGTGCCCCGGCACCAGGTGTTCGCGCTGCCCTCGCGGCTGACGATGGAGCAGGCGGCGGGGTTTCCCACGGTGTTTCTCACCGCGTACTACGCGCTGTTCGAATTGGCGCACCCGCGTCCCGGTTCCACGGTGCTGGTGCACTCGGCGGCGGGTGGGGTGGGGAGCGCGCTGTTGCAGTTGGGGCGCATCGCCGGGTGCCGGATGGTGGGCGTGGTGGGTGGGGCGCACAAGGTGGAAGCGGCGCGTGAGATGGGGGCGGACGTGGTCATCGACAAGAGCCGCGAGGACCTGTGGGCGGCGGCGGAGCGGGCGGCGCCGAAGGGCTATGACGTGGTGCTGGATGCGAACGGGCCGTCCACGCTGCGCGACAGCTACAAGCACCTGGCGTCGCCGGGGAAGCTGGTCATCTACGGGTTCCACTCCATGCTGCCGCGCACGGGCGGGAAGCCGAACTACGCGAAGCTGGCGTGGGACTGGCTGCGCACGCCGCGCTTCGACCCGCTCACGCTGACGAATGACAACACCAGCGTGCTCGCGTTCAACCTGTCCTATCTGTTCGAGCAGCGCGCCGTGCTGGAGGAGTCCATGGCGCGGCTGCTGGGCTGGGTAGAGGAGGGGAGGCTGGTGTCGCCACAGGTGACGCGCTTCCCGCTGGACGCGGTGGCGGACGCGCACAAGGCGCTGGAGTCGGGGACCACGGTGGGGAAGCTGGTGCTGGTGCCGTGA
- a CDS encoding serine hydrolase has translation MWDVARSLIGILLAVSMLQGTEAGAAPRESRSEKVRRARASASLERELLRAVREAGFDGVLDFKRNGERIAHPPNVDVAVIELDPEGRPVAAANVLLSRDYPKGVAVPIDVTTWGTTAVRYTRWDLERWDGGKGWSDATAEEDLVPGRAKAKLRFMAPYPASLFKLMIAFRVMRLVDRGEVTLAQPWRFIRDTEDKGERPVWRWMEPMVTESDNGSTEALVKLLHEKGGLAGLNTELAELGLGTLQVNGTSPVTGRSWNPGSIHMTALDTARLLLLIEGGPGVLWRTPTGREVTAAELSPASRVHLQSLLADQALHEALSSTLLCGDPKAERGLPAAVPARWVNPKDGTVTAAETAFGRDTRPCNAAAEVAFLHKTGLTENYGSDGGIVRAMQGEPQRHYVVVFLSNLGYRYYDAAVASAADPAKGEDGFPYVSTKISYTQRIPALGRRIDTLMKERQRGKARPSR, from the coding sequence ATGTGGGACGTGGCACGGAGCCTCATCGGAATCCTCCTCGCGGTGTCCATGCTCCAGGGCACGGAGGCCGGGGCCGCGCCACGGGAGTCACGAAGTGAGAAGGTGCGGCGTGCCAGGGCCTCCGCCTCGCTGGAGCGGGAGCTCCTCCGCGCGGTGAGGGAGGCGGGCTTCGACGGCGTGCTCGACTTCAAGCGCAACGGCGAGCGCATCGCCCATCCGCCGAACGTGGACGTGGCGGTCATCGAGCTGGACCCGGAGGGCCGGCCCGTCGCGGCGGCCAACGTGCTGCTGTCGCGCGACTATCCGAAGGGGGTGGCCGTCCCCATCGACGTGACGACGTGGGGCACGACGGCGGTGCGCTACACGCGGTGGGATTTGGAGCGGTGGGACGGCGGCAAGGGCTGGTCCGACGCGACCGCCGAGGAGGACCTCGTGCCGGGACGGGCGAAGGCGAAGCTGCGCTTCATGGCGCCCTACCCCGCCTCGCTGTTCAAGCTGATGATTGCCTTCCGGGTGATGCGGCTGGTGGACCGGGGCGAGGTGACGCTCGCGCAGCCGTGGCGCTTCATCCGGGACACCGAGGACAAGGGCGAGCGGCCGGTGTGGCGGTGGATGGAGCCGATGGTGACGGAGTCGGACAACGGCTCCACCGAGGCGCTGGTGAAGCTGCTGCACGAGAAGGGCGGGCTGGCGGGGCTGAACACGGAGCTGGCGGAGCTGGGGCTGGGGACGTTGCAAGTGAACGGGACGTCACCGGTGACGGGGCGGAGCTGGAACCCGGGCAGCATCCACATGACGGCGCTGGACACGGCGCGGCTGCTGTTGCTCATCGAAGGAGGGCCGGGAGTGCTGTGGCGCACGCCGACGGGCCGCGAGGTGACGGCGGCGGAGCTGTCGCCCGCGTCGCGGGTGCACCTCCAGTCCCTGCTGGCGGACCAGGCGCTGCACGAGGCGCTGTCCTCCACGCTGCTGTGTGGCGACCCCAAGGCGGAGCGAGGTCTTCCGGCGGCGGTGCCGGCGCGGTGGGTGAATCCGAAGGACGGCACGGTGACGGCGGCGGAGACGGCATTCGGCAGGGACACGCGCCCGTGCAACGCGGCGGCGGAGGTGGCGTTCCTGCACAAGACGGGGCTGACGGAGAACTACGGGAGTGACGGTGGAATCGTGAGGGCGATGCAGGGCGAGCCGCAGCGCCACTACGTCGTCGTGTTCCTGTCCAACCTCGGGTACCGCTACTACGACGCGGCGGTGGCGAGCGCCGCGGACCCGGCGAAGGGCGAGGACGGCTTCCCCTACGTGAGCACGAAAATCAGCTACACCCAGCGCATCCCCGCGCTGGGCCGCCGCATCGACACGCTGATGAAGGAGCGCCAGCGCGGCAAGGCCCGCCCGAGTCGCTGA
- a CDS encoding acyl-CoA synthetase, translated as MPIVHDWLARRAALDPDRTALIDANHGERRISYREWDAAASRTAAFLHHSLGVRRGDRVAVLAYNCVEFLDLLFACGKLGAILQPLNWRLSPAELGALLADAEPSVLVFGSEFRSQVDTVRVGASFVRHWLCLAEPGPGERAFSERDAASSAPLPPLELEADAPWVLCYTGGSTGVPKAAVLTHGSITANAANTVVSWGLAAGDVALLNAPLFHAGGLSVFTTPLVYVGGASVVCRAFDVEGVFDLVHRGRVNLVFGVPTMFIEMQRHPRFEAVDLSRLKLLISGGAPCPGPVFERFFDRGVDFKTGYGLTEAGPNNFWLPPGEVRRKPGAVGVPLFHVEARIDGEQQPGDVGELLLRGPHLCAGYWRRPEDTARTFAGGWLHTGDLASRDADGCFRIVGRSKDLIISGGENIYPSEVESVLAGHPEVAEVAVIGVPDAKWGETPRALVVARPGTALTAESLIAYCEGRLARYKTPKSVRFIDALPRTSPGKVDRRALSATHGAP; from the coding sequence ATGCCCATCGTCCATGACTGGCTGGCCCGCCGCGCCGCGCTGGACCCCGACCGCACCGCCCTCATCGACGCCAACCATGGCGAGCGCCGCATCTCCTACCGCGAGTGGGATGCCGCCGCGTCGCGCACCGCCGCCTTCCTGCACCACTCGCTCGGCGTGCGTCGCGGAGACCGCGTCGCCGTGCTCGCGTACAACTGCGTCGAGTTCCTCGACCTCCTCTTCGCCTGCGGGAAGCTGGGCGCCATCCTCCAGCCGCTCAACTGGCGCCTCAGCCCCGCGGAGCTGGGCGCGCTCCTCGCGGACGCCGAGCCGTCCGTCCTCGTCTTCGGCTCCGAGTTCCGCTCGCAGGTGGACACCGTCCGCGTCGGCGCCTCCTTCGTGCGGCACTGGCTGTGCCTCGCGGAGCCCGGCCCCGGAGAGCGCGCCTTCTCCGAGCGGGATGCCGCGTCCTCCGCGCCGCTCCCGCCGCTGGAGCTGGAGGCGGATGCACCGTGGGTGCTCTGCTACACGGGCGGCAGCACCGGGGTTCCCAAGGCCGCCGTGCTCACCCATGGCTCCATCACCGCCAACGCGGCGAACACCGTGGTGAGCTGGGGGCTCGCTGCCGGCGACGTGGCCCTGCTCAACGCGCCGCTGTTCCACGCGGGAGGCTTGAGTGTCTTCACCACCCCGCTGGTCTACGTGGGCGGTGCCTCCGTGGTGTGCCGCGCCTTCGACGTGGAGGGCGTGTTCGACCTCGTGCACCGGGGCAGGGTGAATCTCGTCTTCGGCGTGCCCACCATGTTCATCGAGATGCAGCGCCACCCGCGCTTCGAGGCGGTGGACCTGTCGCGCCTCAAGCTGCTCATCAGCGGCGGCGCGCCGTGCCCGGGCCCCGTCTTCGAGCGCTTCTTCGACCGGGGCGTGGACTTCAAGACGGGCTATGGCCTCACCGAGGCGGGGCCCAACAACTTCTGGCTCCCGCCCGGCGAGGTGCGCCGCAAGCCGGGCGCCGTCGGCGTGCCCCTCTTCCACGTGGAGGCCCGCATCGACGGCGAGCAGCAGCCGGGCGACGTGGGGGAGCTGCTCCTGCGCGGCCCCCACCTGTGCGCCGGCTACTGGCGTCGCCCCGAGGACACCGCGCGCACCTTCGCAGGAGGCTGGCTGCACACCGGGGACCTGGCCAGCCGAGACGCGGACGGGTGCTTCCGCATCGTCGGGCGCAGCAAGGACCTCATCATCTCCGGCGGAGAGAACATCTATCCGTCCGAGGTGGAGAGCGTCCTCGCGGGCCACCCCGAGGTCGCCGAGGTCGCCGTCATCGGCGTGCCCGACGCGAAGTGGGGCGAGACGCCGCGAGCGCTCGTCGTCGCGCGTCCCGGCACCGCGCTCACGGCGGAGTCACTCATCGCCTACTGCGAGGGCCGGCTCGCCCGGTACAAGACGCCGAAGTCCGTGCGCTTCATCGACGCCCTGCCGCGCACCTCGCCCGGCAAGGTGGACCGGCGCGCGCTCAGCGCCACTCACGGCGCGCCCTGA
- a CDS encoding response regulator transcription factor: protein MEQPTRPAPEEGTIQVLLVEDDERLARLTSRYLQEHGVIVTVAHSGTDALAEASRHVFDVVLLDLMLPGRDGLEVCRELRGRTDVPIIMVTARGEEADRVLGLETGADDYLAKPYSSRELLARIRAQVRRARGKAGPATQPVQAGRLVLDPRSLRATLDGKPLHLTTYEFGLLRVLAERAGRVLSREQLLDLVKGSADEVFDRSVDVHIFRLRQKLEVDPRNPTLLKTVRGAGYMLATGDEA, encoded by the coding sequence ATGGAACAGCCCACGCGCCCGGCCCCGGAAGAGGGCACCATCCAGGTACTGCTCGTCGAGGATGACGAGCGGCTGGCCCGGCTCACCAGCCGCTACCTCCAGGAGCACGGCGTCATCGTCACCGTGGCCCACTCCGGCACCGACGCGCTCGCGGAGGCCAGCCGCCACGTCTTCGACGTCGTCCTGCTGGACTTGATGCTGCCCGGCCGCGACGGCCTGGAGGTGTGCCGCGAGCTTCGCGGCCGCACCGACGTGCCCATCATCATGGTCACCGCGCGCGGTGAGGAGGCCGACCGGGTGCTCGGTCTGGAGACGGGCGCGGACGACTACCTCGCCAAGCCGTACTCGTCTCGCGAGCTGCTGGCCCGCATCCGCGCCCAGGTGCGACGCGCCCGCGGCAAGGCCGGCCCCGCCACCCAGCCCGTGCAGGCGGGGCGGCTGGTGCTGGACCCCCGCAGCCTCCGCGCCACGCTGGACGGCAAGCCGCTGCACCTCACCACGTATGAGTTCGGCCTGCTGCGCGTACTCGCCGAGCGTGCCGGGCGCGTGCTCAGCCGCGAGCAGCTCCTGGACCTGGTGAAGGGCAGCGCGGACGAGGTGTTCGACCGCTCGGTGGACGTCCACATCTTCCGGCTCCGGCAGAAGCTGGAGGTGGACCCGCGCAACCCCACGCTGCTCAAGACGGTGCGCGGGGCGGGCTACATGCTCGCCACCGGGGACGAGGCTTGA